A single genomic interval of Gammaproteobacteria bacterium harbors:
- the tssG gene encoding type VI secretion system baseplate subunit TssG, whose amino-acid sequence MPLATTATPILDATLQQLLAKPQQFDFFQAVRLVNQKISSSALCESKDGSFNIRFRTTPLLRFPANAIDQIKLMYSESTHIWEFEFQVSFLGLCGASGLLPNHYTELLLQRLQEKDSALSDFFDVFNHRMVSLFYSAWQKNQFYIGYEQAKLGDSSQNHFTHMLRCLTGKNSSQCLIPDETRLFYAGYFADQHRSAWVLQNILSDFFAITVRVKQFQNKCRFLAAKDCTRLGFSHYNQLGINTVLGSRVWDCQYHFRLVLGPLSYPQFKQFLPGQSKLRTLIVLVKDYIGNAMTFDIGLMLKIEEIPEYKLGAKYEIALGRNAWLKGRSLHLIECSSLVVINGG is encoded by the coding sequence ATGCCACTAGCCACTACAGCCACCCCAATTTTAGATGCTACTTTGCAACAGCTACTCGCTAAGCCACAGCAATTCGATTTTTTTCAAGCTGTGCGTTTGGTCAATCAGAAAATTAGTTCTAGCGCTTTATGTGAAAGCAAGGATGGGAGTTTCAATATCCGTTTTCGTACTACGCCTTTGCTACGATTTCCAGCTAATGCAATTGACCAAATAAAACTAATGTATTCAGAAAGCACCCACATTTGGGAGTTTGAATTTCAAGTCAGTTTTCTTGGGTTATGTGGCGCTTCTGGTTTACTGCCGAATCATTACACAGAATTATTGTTGCAGCGTTTGCAAGAAAAAGACAGTGCATTATCAGATTTTTTTGACGTATTTAATCATCGCATGGTGTCATTATTTTATTCTGCTTGGCAGAAAAACCAGTTTTACATCGGCTATGAACAAGCAAAGTTAGGCGATAGCTCGCAGAATCATTTTACCCACATGTTGCGTTGTTTGACTGGGAAAAACAGCTCGCAGTGTCTAATACCTGATGAAACACGGTTATTCTACGCTGGCTATTTTGCCGACCAGCACCGCTCAGCTTGGGTCTTGCAAAATATTTTAAGTGATTTTTTTGCAATAACGGTGAGGGTTAAACAATTTCAGAACAAATGCCGGTTTTTGGCAGCTAAAGATTGTACTCGACTAGGGTTTAGTCATTATAACCAGCTGGGTATAAATACAGTGTTAGGAAGTCGTGTTTGGGATTGTCAGTATCATTTTCGTCTAGTGTTGGGACCTTTGTCCTATCCGCAGTTTAAGCAATTTTTACCAGGTCAAAGCAAACTGCGAACATTGATCGTACTGGTGAAGGATTATATTGGCAATGCTATGACCTTTGATATTGGCTTGATGCTAAAAATCGAAGAGATTCCAGAGTACAAATTGGGTGCAAAATATGAAATAGCCTTGGGGCGTAATGCTTGGCTCAAGGGAAGGTCATTACATTTGATCGAATGTTCCTCCTTAGTTGTTATTAATGGAGGATGA